A genomic window from Oceanobacillus timonensis includes:
- a CDS encoding HAD family hydrolase, whose amino-acid sequence MKNLSHIKLIALDMDGTLLDDKGGVSPANIKAIQAVKQQGIDVVLSTGRFINEVTDFAEIIENPSFLITANGGEIWKDFNQLIERHIIPIDLIEWIFDLAAKSEAKYWGMTTENLYYPGGFPECLHAYEWLKFGLETPNDNLRRNFWEKLIKIKELEVTNSNFINIEINAKGVNKAKALKTVCKLKGISLDNVLAVGDSLNDISMIKESGYGVAMGNAQPDVKKAADWITESNIKDGVAQILDKLINSS is encoded by the coding sequence ATTAAGAATTTGAGTCATATTAAATTAATTGCGCTTGATATGGATGGCACATTATTGGATGATAAAGGGGGAGTATCTCCAGCCAATATTAAAGCGATTCAGGCGGTAAAGCAGCAGGGGATTGATGTTGTATTAAGTACTGGTCGTTTTATTAATGAAGTCACAGATTTTGCTGAAATTATAGAAAATCCTTCTTTTCTTATTACAGCTAATGGAGGGGAGATATGGAAGGATTTTAATCAACTTATTGAAAGACATATTATCCCAATTGATTTAATTGAATGGATATTTGATTTGGCTGCAAAGAGTGAAGCAAAGTATTGGGGAATGACAACAGAGAATTTGTATTATCCAGGTGGTTTTCCGGAATGTCTTCACGCCTATGAATGGTTAAAATTTGGATTGGAAACACCAAATGATAATCTGCGACGTAACTTTTGGGAAAAGCTCATAAAGATTAAGGAACTGGAAGTGACAAATTCTAATTTTATCAATATAGAAATCAATGCTAAAGGTGTGAATAAAGCGAAAGCTCTAAAAACTGTTTGTAAACTAAAGGGAATTTCCTTGGATAATGTACTTGCAGTGGGAGATAGTCTTAATGATATTTCTATGATTAAGGAATCAGGTTATGGTGTGGCCATGGGTAATGCACAGCCTGATGTGAAGAAAGCAGCAGATTGGATCACAGAAAGCAACATTAAAGATGGCGTTGCGCAGATATTGGATAAATTAATTAATTCGAGTTGA
- a CDS encoding ornithine cyclodeaminase family protein, with product MSAPLIFLNQEEVKQCGGADMERTIDIIEKVFSLHQKGDYVLPDKTVLRWGNVESEAVTGRINGMPGYIGGEFNLSGIKWISSNPSNPFKSNLPRAAGTIILNAPDTYLPIAVMDGTLISSMRTAANNGLAAKYLAKEDSRVIGLIGAGVLNRAVLLALNTVLPQLEEVKIFDLDFDRSKSFINDMQSYIPSVKMSISDSAKNAVVGSDVFVTATVTKEPIIKSEWIDQGSLYLQVGPHECEFDVIHKADKVIVDDWEKIKSRGNKTLSHMHANGDFEDSGIHSQLGELVNGVKEGRENEQEFIYFNSVGMGIQDIAVAKEVYKNAKKEGIGTELDLWGASSTFM from the coding sequence ATGAGCGCACCTTTAATATTTTTGAACCAAGAAGAAGTAAAGCAGTGTGGCGGAGCGGATATGGAAAGAACAATTGATATTATTGAAAAAGTATTTTCTCTTCATCAAAAAGGGGACTATGTTTTACCAGATAAAACCGTATTAAGGTGGGGAAATGTTGAGTCTGAAGCTGTAACAGGGCGTATAAATGGTATGCCCGGATACATTGGAGGAGAATTTAATTTATCAGGGATAAAATGGATATCTAGTAATCCTAGTAATCCATTTAAATCTAATCTTCCTCGTGCAGCCGGAACGATTATTTTGAATGCCCCGGATACCTACCTTCCGATAGCTGTCATGGATGGGACGCTAATTAGCTCGATGAGAACAGCTGCAAATAATGGCTTAGCAGCAAAGTATCTCGCTAAGGAAGATTCCAGAGTAATTGGTCTTATCGGTGCAGGTGTTTTAAATCGAGCTGTATTGTTAGCTTTAAATACCGTGTTGCCACAACTAGAAGAAGTTAAGATTTTTGATTTGGATTTTGACAGGTCAAAAAGTTTTATAAATGACATGCAATCTTATATTCCATCGGTAAAAATGAGCATTAGTGACTCGGCTAAAAATGCTGTAGTGGGGTCTGATGTATTCGTAACAGCAACTGTAACAAAAGAACCAATCATAAAATCAGAATGGATTGATCAAGGTTCACTTTACCTTCAAGTCGGACCACATGAATGTGAATTTGATGTGATTCACAAAGCCGATAAAGTGATTGTCGATGATTGGGAAAAAATTAAAAGCAGAGGAAACAAAACGCTTAGTCATATGCATGCGAATGGAGATTTTGAAGACAGTGGTATTCATTCCCAATTAGGAGAACTTGTAAATGGGGTAAAAGAAGGACGGGAAAATGAACAGGAATTTATCTATTTTAATAGTGTAGGAATGGGAATCCAAGATATAGCAGTAGCTAAAGAGGTTTATAAAAATGCAAAAAAAGAAGGTATAGGAACAGAACTTGATTTATGGGGAGCTTCTTCTACTTTTATGTAA